Proteins co-encoded in one Kutzneria chonburiensis genomic window:
- a CDS encoding amidohydrolase has translation MTATLLVGGRIYSSASPDATAMAVADGQVVWVGQDTPGIALYGDAEVVHLDGAFVAPAFVDAHVHATSAGLLLTGVDLTGACSVADVLSAVRGAPGAAVWGHGWDETRFAEGRAPSRAELDEAAQGRPVYLSRIDVHSALASTALIALAPKARDCDGWSESGPLSREAHHEVRRAAKDAVTPAQRRQAQEAFLQLAASRGVASVHECAGPDISSAEDLSELLKLGTGPQVVGYWGELNGVDTAKSLGAHGAAGDLFVDGALGSRTAALCSPYVDDPGNSGALYLDAAAIAEHVLACTAAGMQAGFHVIGDAAVAEVIAGFELAEKQVGAPELASCRHRLEHVEMVTAEQAARLASWGVVASVQPQFDATWGGPDGMYVQRLGAERGTRLNPFSQLAASGALLALGSDAPVTPVAPWETVRAAVHHRTDGFGVSPRAAFTAHTRGGWRAAGVDDGVTGTLVPGAPATYAVWRADELVVGASDSRVQRWSTDPRSRVPALPVLEPGAALPECLRTVLCGQVIYEREGALG, from the coding sequence GTGACTGCAACCCTGCTTGTCGGTGGCCGGATCTACTCCTCGGCCTCCCCGGACGCGACCGCGATGGCGGTGGCCGACGGGCAGGTCGTGTGGGTGGGTCAGGACACGCCCGGTATCGCGTTGTACGGGGACGCCGAGGTCGTGCATCTGGACGGGGCGTTCGTGGCGCCGGCGTTCGTGGATGCGCACGTCCATGCGACGTCGGCGGGGTTGTTGCTGACCGGGGTGGATCTGACCGGGGCTTGTTCGGTCGCTGACGTGTTGTCGGCGGTGCGTGGTGCGCCGGGCGCGGCGGTGTGGGGTCACGGTTGGGACGAGACCCGCTTTGCCGAGGGCCGTGCGCCTTCCCGGGCCGAGTTGGACGAGGCCGCGCAGGGCCGTCCGGTCTATCTGTCCCGGATCGACGTGCATTCCGCGCTGGCGTCGACCGCGTTGATCGCCCTGGCCCCCAAGGCGCGGGACTGCGATGGCTGGTCGGAGTCGGGTCCGTTGTCGCGGGAGGCGCATCACGAGGTGCGCCGCGCGGCCAAGGACGCTGTCACCCCGGCGCAGCGTCGCCAGGCTCAGGAAGCTTTCCTTCAGCTGGCGGCTTCACGCGGCGTGGCGAGCGTGCACGAATGCGCGGGCCCGGATATTTCCAGCGCCGAGGACCTGTCCGAGCTGCTCAAGCTGGGCACAGGTCCTCAGGTGGTCGGCTATTGGGGTGAGCTGAACGGCGTTGACACGGCCAAGTCGCTGGGTGCTCATGGTGCCGCCGGTGATCTGTTCGTAGACGGCGCGCTCGGCTCCCGGACCGCTGCGCTGTGCTCCCCCTACGTCGATGACCCCGGGAACTCCGGTGCGCTCTACCTGGACGCCGCCGCGATCGCCGAGCACGTCCTGGCGTGCACCGCAGCCGGTATGCAGGCCGGTTTCCACGTCATCGGTGATGCCGCGGTGGCCGAGGTGATCGCCGGGTTCGAGTTGGCGGAGAAGCAGGTCGGGGCGCCGGAGTTGGCGTCGTGTCGGCATCGGCTGGAGCACGTGGAGATGGTCACCGCCGAGCAGGCCGCGCGCCTGGCGTCATGGGGTGTCGTCGCGTCGGTGCAGCCGCAGTTCGACGCCACGTGGGGTGGCCCGGACGGCATGTATGTGCAGCGTCTCGGGGCCGAGCGTGGCACGCGGTTGAACCCGTTTTCGCAGCTCGCGGCGTCTGGGGCGCTGCTCGCGTTGGGTTCGGACGCGCCGGTGACGCCGGTCGCGCCGTGGGAGACGGTCCGGGCGGCGGTGCACCACCGCACCGACGGTTTCGGTGTGTCCCCGCGCGCGGCGTTCACGGCGCACACGCGCGGGGGTTGGCGGGCGGCTGGGGTGGATGACGGCGTGACGGGCACGTTGGTGCCGGGCGCGCCGGCGACGTACGCGGTGTGGCGTGCGGACGAGCTGGTGGTGGGGGCGTCGGACTCGCGCGTGCAGCGCTGGTCGACCGATCCCCGGTCGCGGGTGCCGGCGCTGCCGGTGCTGGAGCCGGGGGCGGCGCTGCCGGAATGCCTGCGCACGGTGTTGTGCGGTCAGGTGATCTACGAACGGGAAGGGGCGCTTGGGTGA
- a CDS encoding lysine 5,6-aminomutase subunit alpha, whose amino-acid sequence MTLLDLDPEVTGRARALAARAAEPVIELARAHTTVAVERATLRLAGITGADTTHRAGDVPWVNRVVDTVREQCGLEHGVVLPAFHALRRHDLGSLTELAEATAAGQIQFTVPTGKDATHAAKAAKTAVAKGLRTVDRNRGQRDKLVAKLGDPAQRPWIYLIVATGDIDEDVVQACNAARAGADIIAVIRSTGQSLLDYVPEGATHHGFAGTYATQENFRIMRAALDEVSKEVGRYVRLTNYASGLCMPEIAVLAGLERLDMMLNDSMYGILFRDINPIRTFVDQRFSRQVHARAGIIINTGEDNYLTTADAVEAAHTVTVSQLLNERFAHEAGLPDELLGLGHAFEINPKVPDSFRLELAHALLARELFPDAPLKWMPPTKHMTGDVFNGYLLDGFFNLAGVLTGQSILLVGMMTEAVVTPFLSDRDLALANVKYVLGAAGNLAEDFRPSPDGFIVKRAEQVLGEAVDLLERIVDEGLLRAIAEGTFGLMKRPADGGKGADGVVAKADGYVNPASELLEAGHE is encoded by the coding sequence GTGACGTTGCTGGATCTGGACCCGGAGGTCACCGGGCGGGCGCGGGCGCTGGCGGCGCGCGCGGCGGAGCCGGTGATCGAGCTGGCGCGGGCGCACACGACGGTGGCGGTGGAGCGGGCCACGCTGCGGCTGGCCGGGATCACCGGCGCGGACACCACGCATCGGGCGGGGGACGTGCCGTGGGTGAACCGGGTGGTGGACACCGTGCGGGAGCAGTGCGGGCTGGAGCACGGTGTGGTGCTGCCGGCGTTTCACGCGCTGCGCCGGCATGATCTGGGCTCGTTGACCGAGCTGGCCGAGGCCACCGCGGCCGGGCAGATCCAGTTCACGGTGCCGACCGGGAAGGACGCCACGCACGCGGCGAAGGCGGCGAAGACCGCGGTGGCCAAGGGCCTGCGCACGGTCGACCGCAACCGGGGGCAGCGCGACAAGCTGGTGGCGAAGCTGGGGGATCCGGCGCAGCGGCCGTGGATCTACCTGATCGTGGCGACCGGGGACATCGACGAGGACGTGGTGCAGGCGTGCAACGCCGCCCGCGCCGGCGCCGACATCATCGCGGTGATCCGCTCGACCGGTCAGTCCCTTCTGGACTATGTGCCGGAAGGCGCTACGCACCACGGGTTTGCCGGCACGTATGCCACGCAGGAGAACTTCCGGATCATGCGGGCGGCGTTGGACGAGGTGTCCAAGGAGGTCGGCCGGTATGTGCGGCTGACCAACTACGCGTCGGGCCTGTGCATGCCGGAGATCGCGGTGCTGGCCGGTCTCGAGCGGCTCGACATGATGTTGAACGACTCGATGTACGGGATCCTGTTCCGCGACATCAACCCGATCCGCACGTTCGTGGACCAGCGGTTCTCGCGGCAGGTGCACGCCCGTGCCGGCATCATCATCAACACCGGCGAGGACAACTACCTCACCACCGCCGACGCCGTCGAGGCCGCGCACACCGTGACGGTGTCGCAGCTGCTCAACGAGCGTTTCGCGCACGAGGCCGGGCTGCCGGACGAGCTGTTGGGCCTGGGGCACGCGTTCGAGATCAACCCGAAGGTGCCGGACTCGTTCCGTCTCGAACTCGCCCACGCCCTGCTGGCGCGGGAGCTGTTCCCGGACGCGCCGCTGAAGTGGATGCCGCCGACCAAGCACATGACCGGCGACGTGTTCAACGGCTACCTGCTGGACGGGTTCTTCAACCTGGCCGGTGTCCTCACCGGACAGTCGATCCTGCTCGTCGGCATGATGACCGAGGCCGTGGTGACGCCGTTCCTGTCCGACCGGGATCTGGCACTGGCCAACGTGAAGTACGTGCTGGGCGCGGCCGGCAACCTGGCCGAGGACTTCCGGCCGTCGCCGGACGGGTTCATCGTCAAGCGGGCCGAGCAGGTGCTGGGCGAGGCCGTGGACCTGTTGGAGCGGATCGTCGACGAGGGTCTGCTGCGGGCGATCGCCGAGGGCACGTTCGGGTTGATGAAGCGGCCGGCCGACGGTGGCAAGGGCGCGGACGGCGTGGTGGCCAAGGCCGACGGGTACGTGAACCCGGCCAGCGAGCTGTTGGAGGCGGGCCATGAGTGA